The nucleotide window GCTTTATTTAAACAGCTAAGATAAGGTCTAAGACCATCTCTTTTTTTCCACATCCTCATTCCTCCTTATTTCAGGATACCTTTCTTTTAAATGCTACGGAACTAGCTTTCCcaatcaataaattcaaattaaggGGGTCAATTCCCTCGGTGCGATGGGGGAGTTTGTTCCTCTCCCTATGGTCCGGATCGTCTAAAATGAAATACGATCACCTCTTAGGCGACCTGACCGGTTAAAGCGCTTCATTTAAATGCTTTAATATGGTTAGGTTTACCTAAAGTGAGTCTCTTGGTTTGAGATGCTCACTACTTAGTAACAGCTGAGTGCCCTACTAGACACTCCTTCGTGGGGTGGCTGTGGTCGAGTCCGATGTTCTGTCACAGTGTGACTTATTTCATCGAGATCTCTGTTAATTTCTGGATCTCCTGACGAGGAATCGGTGGAGAGTCCAACCCCAGCAATGTGGTTGTGATTCCCTATCGATCGCTTCCGAAAGGGGTGTAGAAGCATATTTATTAGACTAGAAAAATGGACTGGGTCCTAAATCGTTAAATATATTCTTGGATCACGAAAtcaacacaaattaattattttgattaaaattatattatatatatattttttaataatttaatattgattcgATGAAGTGAAGTTTAGATAAAATTTAGCTTGATCAACTAAGATTGGTTgggttaatgtatttttatcattcaaactGAATCCTAACTCATATCAAATTTCATATCATAAATTTTCCGAATTAACATATCAAGTGGCAATGTTTAATAACCATGCATGAAATACTAGATGGGTACAATCATTCTCAAATCGTGGACGTTCAAAAGGAAATGGCGTGCGACTTTCAAATTTTAGAGATACTTGGTGCTTAATTGATAAAAGATATAGGTTTGGAatgcaaattgaaaataaatatatagttataGTACTAAATGGAAGTTTTCCAAAGTAATTCCTTACAAAAATGGCGTGAAGTTATTAATTCtgtgatgtaaaaataaataaattcatgaagaGCCCTAAAATGCTCTCATTGTCTTCTTCCAAGTAAgtccctttttctttccttaaatGCTACAACCATGCTgtctattttcttaaaaaaaaataaaatttatcagaCGAATCCAAGATTTCGAAGATGATACTGTCAGACAAAGACCCATAtgttcttttattgattttacagTTAATTGCGACTTCTCTTAGTTTCAAGACACAAACTTTACTATGATTTTACAATctgcttattaattttttattttttgtgatttgggtttggattaattttttgtgtGCTTGTAATCTTTTTGGAGATTCTTAGGTGAACACAATTTGGAGATTTTTTTGGTGGATACAATACTGACAACAAATTGTGTGAAGGTTAAATAAAGTTATCTTGAATGGTAAGTTTGAAATAATGGATGAAGATAACAGTTTGAATATTCGTAATTGGGGTTACTATGAACCAACATCTGTTAAAGGAAATCTGGGGCTTCAGCTCTTGTCCCCAACAATGGCTGAGAAACCCTTCTTGGGTGCACGCAGTAATGCGATCATGACAAATGTGAACGGAGGTTTTCACCATAGGGATATTGGGGTTTCGCAGCCCATGTCCCCTATGGAGTACATGAGGGATGTTTGGATAGGTCATAGAGAGAAGCTTCTCAATATGTTGCCTGGAAACCATAATTACGAGGGACCTTTACCTGAAACAGCTTCAACTCATCATGTGCAAGTGTTTCAACCACCTGATTCGGAAAATGATGAAATGGTGGACCCAGTTGAAGAGTCTGGTTTTGTAGAAAAGGAAAATGGTCCCAATAAAAAGAGGCAGCGTGCTAATGCCCCAAAATCCCCTAAAGCAAAGAAGGGTACGAGGGCTCCCAGAGTACCCAAGCCTGAGGGTAGTCCTTCTGTTCAGCGAGTAAGGTCTGCCAAGAAAACCGCTGAAATTATGATAAATGGGATCAATATGGACATGCCAGTTATTCCTATACCGGTTTGCTCATGTACTGGCAACCCCCAACAATGCTATCGTTGGGGTTGTGGTGGGTGGCAATCAGCTTGTTGTACGACTTGCATATCTATGTATCCATTGCCTATGAGTACGAAAAGGCGTGGTGCAAGGATAGCAGGTAGAAAAATGAGTTCAGGAGCTTTTAAGAAGGTCTTAGAGAAACTTGCTGATGAAGGCTATGACTTCTCTAATCCGATTGATCTGAGAACTCATTGGGCTAAACATGGTACGAACAAGTTTGTCACTATCAGGTAGATGTACTATGTGGATCTTTCTATTGCCCTACGATTGCAATGCACCATGTGGATCTTTCTATTGCCCTACGATTGCAATGCACCATGTTtgtatttgtgtatttttttatgcatcTGG belongs to Populus nigra chromosome 18, ddPopNigr1.1, whole genome shotgun sequence and includes:
- the LOC133678262 gene encoding protein BASIC PENTACYSTEINE2-like isoform X2, yielding MDEDNSLNIRNWGYYEPTSVKGNLGLQLLSPTMAEKPFLGARSNAIMTNVNGGFHHRDIGVSQPMSPMEYMRDVWIGHREKLLNMLPGNHNYEGPLPETASTHHVQVFQPPDSENDEMVDPVEESGFVEKENGPNKKRQRANAPKSPKAKKGTRAPRVPKPEGSPSVQRVRSAKKTAEIMINGINMDMPVIPIPVCSCTGNPQQCYRWGCGGWQSACCTTCISMYPLPMSTKRRGARIAGRKMSSGAFKKVLEKLADEGYDFSNPIDLRTHWAKHGTNKFVTIR
- the LOC133678262 gene encoding protein BASIC PENTACYSTEINE2-like isoform X1 gives rise to the protein MDEDNSLNIRNWGYYEPTSVKGNLGLQLLSPTMAEKPFLGARSNAIMTNVNGGFHHRDIGVSQPMSPMEYMRDVWIGHREKLLNMLPGNHNYEGPLPETASTHHVQVFQPPDSENDEMVDPVEESGFVEKENGPNKKRQRANAPKSPKAKKGTRAPRVPKPEGSPSVQRVRSAKKTAEIMINGINMDMPVIPIPVCSCTGNPQQCYRWGCGGWQSACCTTCISMYPLPMSTKRRGARIAGRKMSSGAFKKVLEKLADEGYDFSNPIDLRTHWAKHGTNKFVTIRIDSHILYGACGVS